From Paraburkholderia sabiae, a single genomic window includes:
- a CDS encoding GtrA family protein — MTRFFSIAFIREIFAFGVVGTIGFVVDTSVLYLTKGHFGLFYGRATSFVCAAFTTWLINRAWTFKNKRSSLDAKSEFAVYFLLMLMGGAVNYSAYYFVVSKYPVAASHPIIGVAVGSIAGMFVNLMSSRMILFKHRDRSVETADVPLHAEIG; from the coding sequence ATGACCCGCTTCTTTTCGATCGCCTTTATTAGGGAAATTTTTGCATTCGGTGTCGTCGGTACAATCGGCTTTGTCGTCGACACCAGTGTCCTTTATCTGACGAAAGGCCATTTCGGCCTCTTCTACGGCCGGGCGACCTCTTTCGTCTGCGCTGCATTCACGACCTGGCTCATCAACCGGGCGTGGACTTTCAAGAACAAGCGTTCGTCGCTCGACGCGAAATCCGAATTCGCAGTTTATTTCCTTCTCATGCTGATGGGGGGCGCCGTCAATTATTCGGCCTACTATTTCGTTGTATCGAAATACCCCGTTGCGGCGTCACATCCGATCATCGGCGTCGCCGTAGGCAGTATCGCCGGCATGTTCGTCAACCTCATGAGCTCTCGCATGATCCTGTTCAAACACCGGGACCGGTCGGTCGAGACCGCCGATGTGCCGCTTCATGCCGAAATTGGTTGA
- a CDS encoding glycosyltransferase family 2 protein, translating into MFKESPFMHSTHPQQSIAPVNASIAPELSIIVPTYNEKANVGELVRRLDRVLADIRWEVIFVDDNSPDKTFETVKQLAHGDARVRCIHRIGRRGLSGACIEGILSSAAPTVAVMDADLQHDESILPKMYQAIRDGADLVIGTRYAGEEASSQGLSPIRQWGSNQATNLARKFLRIDVSDPMSGFFMIPRARVDAIAGKLSDEGFKILLDIIASTPTHLKTVEVPYHFRQRVAGESKLDTLVTAEYLGLLFSKLSGGFLPIRFLMFLIVGATGIAVHLAVLQVALHAFGLPFPSAQLTATLVAMAWNFVLNNQLTYRDRRLKGIKFVIGMATFYLVCSLGTFANVGAASWLVQFEPNQILAGLAGAILGAVFNYAASSVLTWHK; encoded by the coding sequence GTGTTCAAGGAATCGCCCTTCATGCATTCCACGCATCCGCAACAATCGATCGCGCCGGTCAACGCTTCAATCGCACCCGAGCTGTCGATCATCGTCCCGACCTATAACGAAAAGGCCAATGTCGGTGAACTCGTTCGCCGGTTAGACCGCGTTCTCGCAGATATCCGCTGGGAAGTCATCTTTGTCGACGACAACAGCCCGGACAAGACGTTCGAAACGGTCAAGCAGCTCGCCCACGGCGACGCACGGGTTCGCTGCATTCACCGCATCGGACGCCGAGGTTTGTCGGGCGCCTGTATCGAGGGCATTCTGTCGAGCGCGGCGCCAACGGTCGCCGTGATGGATGCCGACCTGCAGCACGACGAGTCGATCCTGCCGAAGATGTACCAGGCGATCAGGGACGGTGCAGATCTCGTGATCGGCACCCGCTATGCGGGCGAAGAAGCATCCAGCCAGGGCCTTTCGCCAATCAGGCAATGGGGCTCCAACCAGGCTACCAATCTGGCGCGCAAATTCCTGCGCATCGACGTGAGCGACCCGATGAGCGGCTTCTTCATGATTCCACGCGCTCGCGTCGACGCCATCGCCGGCAAACTGTCCGACGAAGGCTTCAAGATCCTGCTCGACATCATCGCGTCCACGCCGACGCATCTGAAGACGGTCGAAGTCCCCTATCACTTCCGGCAGCGCGTTGCGGGCGAGTCCAAGCTCGACACGCTGGTGACCGCCGAATATCTGGGGCTGCTATTCTCCAAGCTGTCGGGCGGGTTCCTGCCGATCCGCTTCCTGATGTTCCTGATCGTCGGCGCCACGGGGATCGCGGTGCACCTCGCCGTGCTGCAGGTCGCCCTGCACGCGTTCGGACTGCCCTTCCCGTCCGCCCAGTTGACGGCTACGCTGGTCGCGATGGCCTGGAACTTCGTGCTGAACAACCAGCTCACCTACCGCGATCGACGGCTGAAGGGCATAAAATTCGTGATTGGCATGGCGACGTTCTATCTGGTGTGCAGCCTCGGCACCTTTGCGAATGTCGGGGCGGCCAGCTGGCTCGTCCAGTTCGAGCCTAACCAGATTCTTGCGGGCCTCGCCGGTGCGATCCTCGGTGCTGTCTTCAACTATGCGGCGTCGTCTGTTCTCACGTGGCACAAGTAA